Part of the Sphingomonas morindae genome, GCTGGCCGCGCCGAGCGGGCCCGACGCGGACGCCACGCTGCGCGTCTCGGACATCATGGCGGTGCGCGAGACGGCGCCGCACCTCGTCGCCGGCTTTGGCGAGCGCGCGCGCGCCTTTGTCGAGGTGCAGAATGGCTGCGACCATCGCTGCACCTTCTGCATCATCCCCTTTGCGCGCGGCCCGAGCCGATCGGTGCCCGCCGGGCTCGTGGTGGACCGGATCCGGGCGCTCGTGGATCAGGGCTATAACGAGGTGGTGCTGACCGGCGTCGACACCACCAGCTATGGACCGGACCTGCCCGGCGGCCAGACGCTGGGCCAGCTGGTGGAGCGCGTGCTGCGGCTCGTGCCCGATCTGCCGCGGCTGCGGCTCTCCTCGCTCGATTCGGTCGAGATCGACGATCGGCTGTTCGCGCTGCTGACCGGCGAGCCCCGGCTCCAGCCGCATCTCCATCTCTCGCTGCAGGCCGGCGACGACATGGTGCTGAAGCGGATGAAGCGCCGGCACAGCCGCGCCGACGCCATCGCCATGGTCGCCCGGCTCAAGGCGGCGCGGCCCGAGATCGCGATCGGCGCCGATCTCATCGCCGGCTTCCCGACCGAGACCGAGGCGCAGTTCGCCAACAGCGTGGCGCTGCTCGACGA contains:
- the mtaB gene encoding tRNA (N(6)-L-threonylcarbamoyladenosine(37)-C(2))-methylthiotransferase MtaB encodes the protein MSGAEFVTLGCRLNAAESEAMRSLAGDAEDLVVINTCAVTAEAVRQARQEIRRAARRRPEARIVVTGCAAQLEPEGFAAMPEVSRVLGNRDKWEAGALAAPSGPDADATLRVSDIMAVRETAPHLVAGFGERARAFVEVQNGCDHRCTFCIIPFARGPSRSVPAGLVVDRIRALVDQGYNEVVLTGVDTTSYGPDLPGGQTLGQLVERVLRLVPDLPRLRLSSLDSVEIDDRLFALLTGEPRLQPHLHLSLQAGDDMVLKRMKRRHSRADAIAMVARLKAARPEIAIGADLIAGFPTETEAQFANSVALLDEADIVFGHIFPYSPRPGTPAARMPQLSPAIVRARAATLRARAEARRARWLDTLIGTTQAVLVEREDGRGHAANFAPARLSTGAAARRAGTNGAVIGDIISLRVTHVEDGSLVGDPV